GTTCGACTTCGATGAAATCCGCATCCATTCGCGCCGTCCCGAAAGCCGCAACGGCTTCGCTGAGCGGCTGTCGCGCGATCTCGGCAAGCCGGTGGTGGCGACGGAGGATTGGGAGACCTGCGTGCGCGGCGCCGACATCGTGGTCGAGGCCTCGCGCCTGCCGGAACCGGCACCGCTGCTGAAGACTGAGTGGATCGCCAAGGGGGCGCTGGTCGTGCCCTACGGCACCATGAGCGCGGTCGAGCTGTCGCTCACCGACATCATGGACAAGATGGTGGTGGACGACTGGGGCCAGTGCCGCAAGGGGCTGCCCTTCGGCGCACTCCGGGGCCATGTCGACAGCGGCCGGCTGAGCGAGGAAAACCTGCATGCCGAACTCGGCCAGATCGTCGCGGGCCTGCGGCCGGGCCGCGAGAACGACGAGGAAACCATCCTGTTCTGGCATCGCGGCCTCAGCCTCAGCGACATCGCGCTCGGCCATGCGCTGCTGGAGAAGGCCGCCCGGCTCGGCGTCGGTCAGACTCTCCGCTTCGCGTGATGGGCGCTTCGCCTGATCGCCCCTTCGCCCGATCAATGGGTGAAGGGGTGGGGCGGCTGGTGGTGCGGGGTGAACAGATAGCGCCGGGCCACCTCGCCGTACCCCTGATAGACCAGACCGCCGTTGCGGGCGATCAACGCATCCCGGTTCGCACGGTAATAGGCGGGAATGGCGTACCAGGGCAGGTCGGGCCGCAGATGATGGACGACATGCAGGTTGTTGTGGAGGAACAGCAGTCCGAACAGCGGCGAGCGCTCGACGATGGCGGTGCGGTGGTCGCTGTCCTCGGCCGCGCGGTGCTCGGCGAAGGAGCGGACCAGGGCCAGGGCGAAACCCGGATAGACATAGAGCAGCGCATAGGCCCACAGCGGAATCCCGCAGACCAGCGACACCCACGCCGCGACCGCCAGCGCCGCAGCGCCATGCGTCAGCCAGATGGTCCAGGCTTCGCGGTCGCCGCGCGCCAGCGGACCCGCCTCGCCGCGCAGGAAGCCGGCGATGGCAATGGCCGGGCCAATCGTCAAACGGCCGGCCAGCGTGTTGTCGACCCGCAGAAGGGCGCGTGCCAACGGTCCGCTCCCCGCCCAATGCGCCATGGTGACGTAGCGCGATTCGGGATCCTCGACCGGATCGGTCAGCCACTCTTCGCGGTGATGGGTCGTGTGCGACTGGCGGTAACGCTCATAGGGAAGCCAGAGGCTGAGCGGGGCGAAGCCCAGCGCCGCATTGATCCTCGCCGAACGGGTCGGGTGGCCGTGGATCACCTCGTGCTGCAACGACATGTGCCAAGCGATCAGCCAGGATCCCAGCGGCAGCACCACCCACCAGGGCAATTCACGGTCGAACCATGTCAGCAGTCCCCAGCCTCCGTAAACGACCAACGCCAGCCCCC
This portion of the Azospirillum sp. B510 genome encodes:
- a CDS encoding fatty acid desaturase, translating into MRFMTDVVAPSSRGASWRGLPEAPTWGLALVVYGGWGLLTWFDRELPWWVVLPLGSWLIAWHMSLQHEVIHGHPTRSARINAALGFAPLSLWLPYERYRQSHTTHHREEWLTDPVEDPESRYVTMAHWAGSGPLARALLRVDNTLAGRLTIGPAIAIAGFLRGEAGPLARGDREAWTIWLTHGAAALAVAAWVSLVCGIPLWAYALLYVYPGFALALVRSFAEHRAAEDSDHRTAIVERSPLFGLLFLHNNLHVVHHLRPDLPWYAIPAYYRANRDALIARNGGLVYQGYGEVARRYLFTPHHQPPHPFTH
- a CDS encoding ornithine cyclodeaminase family protein, encoding MADISISYLNGPDVERLALTDDEILVAVEQVLHAQGSGRTVIEPRVHLIPESSVKGHFNVLRGVVKPLGVAGVKVVGDFVDNYKRGLPSEMAVLNLFDPETGMPKAFIDATGITEMRTGAVTALGAKHLARKDSRILGHIGARGTAYWNVRLLDRLFDFDEIRIHSRRPESRNGFAERLSRDLGKPVVATEDWETCVRGADIVVEASRLPEPAPLLKTEWIAKGALVVPYGTMSAVELSLTDIMDKMVVDDWGQCRKGLPFGALRGHVDSGRLSEENLHAELGQIVAGLRPGRENDEETILFWHRGLSLSDIALGHALLEKAARLGVGQTLRFA